The Saprospiraceae bacterium genome contains the following window.
AAGTTGCATTGATTTTAGATCCATGTATTCCAGTGTAATGGAACAATATTTATGCCTTGACACCGAACTGGTAAATTATTCTTTAGGAAAATCTTATCCTCGTTTAAATCTATTTGATAATCCTTGTAATGGAAAAAGCTACGGCTCTAATTTTAATACCTTGCTTTTAGGACACAATCCAAATGAATTTAATAATAAAATCATTGAAGTTAAATTTTCGCAGTTGCAATCTAATGAAGTTAAATTGCAGATCAAATCAATAAATGGAAAAACACTTGCTGTGTTGCATGAAGGGTTTACAACAAAAGGGTCTTATGCAATTCCATTTGACCCAGTAAAATATAAAATTCCGCCAGGAGAGTATATTTATCAACTCGACAGTGCAGGAAAGACTTTGTCAAGAAGATTTAATATTTTTTAAACTAGGAAGGCTATGAAAAAAATTATATTTTTCGTATTTGTAAGTATTCAATTTATAAGTGCTCAAAATCAAATAGCTTATGAGCAATTCAGTGCCTGCAGTCTTCCAGCTAATTGGAATTTATTAATTGAAAAAGGAACAAGTGGTTTTCCATTGTTAAAAGCAATCTGTTTCCTTCTTCGGATGCTACCTGCAGTATTGTTTACAATCAAACATCTTCAACAAATGGAGGAGATAAAAAATTTTCAATTACAACAAAAGAGTTTGATTTATTTGCATATGACCAATATGTTTTAAACTATGGATTGCGGCTTATCAATACAAATACAAACAATAAATTAACTGTTTATGCAATAATTGATGGAAATCAACAAGTTGTTCAAACATATACAAAAGATATCGTTCAAAATGGTTTGGTCGTTGTAAATCAGGCAGTTAATTTTAATTCAACAAATGCCAGTAAAAAAGCAAAATTTACTTTTGAATATCAGACATCAGGAATAGATTTTAATTCACTGGTTATTATTGATAATTTGAGTTTAGCCGGGCCTGATAATGATGATTGTGCCAGAGCAGTAACAATCGAATTGGATAAGAATTGTTTGGGAGGTAATAGTACCGGAGCTTTTATAACTGGACCAACTGTACAATGTTCAGGTAATTTTACTCAAGGACTTTGGTATAAATATCAAAGTGCATTTTCTGGAAAATTAAAAATTGAAACAAAGGCAAGTTACAACGATGCTGTTAGCGTTTTTGAAGGTTCTTGCTTGAATCTAAAGGATCTTAAATGTTTCAATAAAGATGAATATGGTTTTGAGGGTGAAACCAATTTTATAGATGTTGAAAATGGAAAGACTTACTTTATTCGGGTAGCTAAGCAAATTGGTTTTTATGGTAGAGAAGACATTGGAGAATTATGTGTTAGCATTAAGAAACAAGATCCTGTTTATCCGCCTCATGATTTGTGTGATTCTAAAAAATTAATTTCAATAAATTCAAATTGTATTTCTGAAACAAATATCGCTGCTGAATTTGATAATCCGGTTCCCAGTTTAAATAATAAATCAAGAGCTGATGTTTGGTATTATTTTAGAACAAGTTCAACTAAGGATTTAGAAATTATTTCTCACGCAGATTTTGCAGATGTTTTGACTGTATTTAAAGGCACCTGTACTCAACTTGTAGAAGTTAAATGTGAGGATTTGGGTGGTAAATTATTATTAGAAAGTCCGACTTTAAATACTGACTATTTTATTCAAGTATCAGGATACTTCTCTAGTATTGAAGGACATTTGTGTATGGAAGTAAAAGATCATTCGACAAATAAACCAACAAATGAAGATTGTATTACTTCAAAAGCAATAACATTAAATGCAGCATGTCAAAGTAGTTCCACGATCAATAGTGCGAAGAGTACCATTAAACCAAGTTGTATAGTTTATAATTCACCCGATGTTTGGTATAGTTTTGTAGCTCCTTCAGAAAAAAGCATTTCATTGGATATCCAAGCAGGGTTTCTATTTCATTATGGTATCTATTCCGGAAGTTGTTCTAACTTAACTGAGATAGTTTGTGGTAAAACACCTGATCCTTGTGCTGGTCCAATTGTTATCAATGGTTTGGAAGCTGGAAAAACATATTATTTACAAATATTGGCAGCTGTAAATCCTTTAAAAGCTATTGAAGGAGATATTTGTGTGCGAATCGATGAGCTAAGCAAAGCCATTCCATTTATACCTATTGATTTAAATTTGCAAATTGATTGTTTGCATGGTGTATTAGGACAAGTAAATTATACTGTCAGTGGAGGAAAAGGCAATCATACGTATACCGGTCCAGGAGCAAATGAAATTTTGTATCCTGGAACCCAGATAGAAGCATTTGTTGAAGATGAATCCGGATGTAGAGATTTTGTTAAAACTTCTGTGGATTGTCAAGCTCCTGCCCACTGCAAGAATTCTACCCTCGATTTGGAAATTGTTTCTGAGTGCTTAATAGACCAAATTGGAAGGCAAACTGGGGAAGTAATATTACATATAAATGGCAAAGGAGGTTCCGGAGCTTATTACTTATACGGAACTCCAAATGGAAGTAAATTGAGCCATGGAGATACTTATCAAATTATTATTATAGATAGCGACAGTTGTTATGTGATTGAAGAAGGTCGTATTAATTGTCCACCTTTTGATTGTTCGCAATCCAAATTAAGTATTGCAGCGGATTATACTTGTGTAGACACCTTATTAAAAGCGATATTAACCATTTCAGCCACAGGAAATTTAGGTGCATTAAGTTTGACTGGCAATCGTACGGGTGATCAATTGAGCCAGGGAGAAAAATATTCTGTTCAAGCCGAGGATGAAGCTGGATGTAGTGTCAAGGTAGAAGGTGAAATCAAATGTAATTTTGATTCTTGCGCCTATGCAAGACCTAATTTACTAGTTAATTACGAATGTGTAGTTGATTCCAATGGGAATCGAAGTGGTCAAGCTGTATTGCATGTGAACTCTACAAGCTATGCAGGAGGTATAAAAATCCTAGGGAATCAGGATGGAGACACGTTGCGACATCTGGATTTATATGCCGTTCAAATGGTAGATTCATTTGGGTGCAGTATTTCAAAATCTGGTGAAATAGATTGCCTGCCTGTTTCAACTGGTAGTCAAGATAATTTAAATGGACTTATTTTAGTTCCAAATCCGGCCAATGATCGAGTTACCATTTATTTTAAAAAGCAACTTCCTAAGGATCTTAATTTTTCAATTTTTGATTCCAATGGTAATTTATTGAGGAATGGGATTCTGAATTCTTCCCAGAATTTTGATTTAAATATTAAGGATTTTCCATCTGGAGTAATTTACATTAAACTGATCGGAAATTCATTTTTTGATATAATTCGATTTATTAAAATCTAATTTAAACTCTATGTATAAAGTAATTGCAGCGTGTGTTGCTTTCTTGTTTTGTGTAAATATATATTCTCAAATAAAATCGGTTGTTGCAATTGAATTGCCAAGGCCTGATGCAAATCAAAATTGGTATGTTCCTGCAATTTCTGAAAGCAAGTTAAGTATAGATCAACTTATAAGTAATTTCAATAGTTATTTAAATTTATCAGAAAGCAATTCATTTCAAGTGTTGTCAAGTAAAATTGCAAAAGATCAATGGATTCATTTTAAGTTTCAGCAATATTATAATGGTGTAAAAGTACTTGGAGCAACTTTTTTAGTACATGAATTTGAAGGTCAAGTTAAGAGTTTAAATGGTCGCAGAGAAGACATAAGAGATTTAAATACAATTCCAACTATAGAAATTTCAGAATTGTCCTTGATTTGTTTGCAAAAATTTCCACAATATTTTGTTCAGGATCCAGAACCTAAGCACCATTTCACAAATGCAGAATTAATTATTATGGATACACAGTATCCAAATAGATCCGGTGAATTTAAATTAGCATTTAAATTAGATTATGATAACCATGATTTATTTGTGAATAGAAGATTTTATATTGACGCTATTTCCGGTGAAATGATATTAAGCTATGATTTAATCCAAAGTTGTGTTGGTGGAAAGGGAATCGCCCAAACATTGTATCATGGAGATCAGGAAATGGAATTGGAATTAATTGATTCTGTGTATCAACTTACAGACAATTCACGAGGGAATGGGATTCAAACTATTTCAGAATCTGGCAGAACATATAAAGACCAGGATAATTATTGGGAAAAAGGATCTTTTGCACAACGAAAAGGCGCCTTGGACATTCAATTCGGATCCCAAAAGACCATTGACTTTTACAAAAAGTATTTTGATAGGGATGGAGTGGATGGTAAAAATCTTAAATTAGTAAACAAGCTTCGGGATAGTGTCTATTTAGTGAATGCATATTGGAATAGTACCGGTACTTTGTTTGGAATCGGTGATTCCATAAACACAGGGCCAATAACCTCAATTGATATAGTTGGACATGAATTAACACATGGTGTAACTCAATTTACATGCGGATTGGAATACTTATACGAATCCGGTGCACTTAATGAAGGATTAAGCGATATTTTTGGAAAGGCTATTGAGCAAGAATACGATCCAGCCGGATTTAATTGGTTATTAGGAGGCAGACCGTTTGTAAAAAAAGATACTGCTTTTAGAAACATGGCAAATCCAAATCATTATCGAAATCCAAAATTATATAAGGGTAAATTCTGGATCAGTAATTCTTCAGATAATGGAGGGGTTCATACAAACAGCGGTGTAATTAATTATTGGTTTTATATTTTATCTGTAGGAGAAACAGGCACTAATGAAGCAGGTCAAACCTATGTTGTAGAAAAGCTAGGAATGATTCCAACCCTTAAAATCTTGTATGATGCGATGGATAACTACCTTACATCTACAAGTTATTATTTTGATGTTCGTGAAGCAACACTTTTAATAGCAGAAAAGAATTATGGTAAATGCTCCAAAGAATACCTAAACATCACTGAAGCCTGGAAGGCTGTTGGAGTAGGAAAAGGTCTCATTGAAAACGACCTACAACTTGTTAATAATAAGATACCTCAAATTGCTTGCAAGGAAGGACTGTTTCCAGTTGAAATCAGAATAGTAAATTTAAGTTGTAATAGTAGTATTCCTAAGGGTACAGATATGGTGTTTACAATCAGCGTACCTCAAAAAAATAAGATTATTGAAAATTATACTACAACCGAAGATATTTTACCTGGCGGCTCATTTGTATATGCATTTATCAATCCTGCTAGAATTGACAGAAACGTAAGCATCACAGTGGAAGCATCCGTTGCAAATGATGCAGATACTTCAAATAATCGAATCACTATGGCTATCACAAAAAATGCAAATAGTGATCATGATTTTAGATCCGTACAAATCCAAATAAATGGATCTTCATGTGAGAATGGGTTCTTAAGGGCACGGGTTACCTCAAATTACACCGGTTGTTCGCCAGTTCCCAAAGGGACAGAATTGCAGTTAAATTTAAAGTATGACAATCAAGTAATAACCAAAACATTTAATACAGCAACCACTATTTTCCCCGGAAATCAATATCAATCTCCGTTTTTTAATTTGGATCGTGTATTTAGCGGATATAAGAGAATATTGGGTGAATTGGATTATGCAAAAGATACTGTTGATACCAATAATGCGGCTTATTTCAGTGCAGTTTACATTAATAATGTTGGTTTTGGTTATTTAGAATCGTTTTCCGGTAATCAATTTGATTCTACTTTATTGGGATTGAAAATTGATTCATTTCAAAATGTTAAAATTCAATCCGATTTTATTAATTCAGAATCAATCGTTTTTACTGGGGGCAATATCTTTAATGCAAATAAATTTATTCCAACAAATGGTGCGAATTTAGCAGATTTTATTACGAGTATCCAAAATTTACAAGTACGCTTTATTTGTGTGTTGATACGAAAGATTTAAGCAAAGCAAAATTATCATTTGATTATATTCAAAAACTGGGATCTTTTCCGTATGATTCTATGTTAAACAGCCAAAGTTTTGCGGCAGGTACCAGAGTTCAATTCAGAAACGAAACTGGTGGATTGATTGGAATGCCAAATTATATTCAAACAGCTTCTCGTGAAGCTTTAAATCACTATTATGAGCAAGATATTCCAATAAATGGAGGAGCGATTTCTATTGAAGTAACAAGCATTGCATTAAATGGTGTTATTGATAGTTTAAACTCACAAATTGATACGAGTTCTGATTTGGTTATTCTCGATAACATAAAAATTTTCAAAGAAACTGTAAAGACGAAAGAGGAGCAAAACACAACATTGTTTGTTGAACCGAATCCATTTCACGAGTCATTTAAAGTTTATGTTGACCCAACTTATGGAGCATTACATTATTTGCTTGTAAATTCTGTGGGCAAAGTGGTAGCTATGGGCAATCTGAATTCTGGATGGAATGAGTTGTTGGGTAAAGATTTAAGTTCGGGTAGTTATATATTAAAATGTATAAATTCTAAAGGAAGATTGTTTTATTCGAAACTCATTAAAAATTGAGCATTTGGATTGGTTTAATATAACTTCCAAATTGAATTTTATTTGAATGCTTGCGATATGTTGAAAGGGTTTTTAATGGTTCTTTCGTAAAAAAAGAACTCCTTGACTTTAAATTGATCATAATGCACCTTTCGCAAGGTTTTAAAAACTCAAATTCAATGCCATTAATTCGGATGTATTTCATTTGGTCTTCAACGTAAGGCTCAGGTAAGTCTATATAAATATTAGCACGGAAACGTTCAGGTTCAATATTTAAATTACACATTTTGCTTAAATCTGTAACAGATTTTAAATTGACTAAATGTATCGGATAACCATCTTGAAAATTCAATTGAAGCTCGTAATTTTTGTCATTTATTCGTTTGGTTTTTAACCTAAGGGCATTTGCTAAGAGCAACACTTTCGCATTTAAAAACTCTGAGAACCAGTCAGATACTTTAAAATCTACCAGAGTTGCCTGTACGCGTTGATCCCAAATAGAAGCCTCAACATTTCTGATTGTATTTATATTTTTTGATATTTCAATGTAATTATCAGGCTTTGAAGGGTTCTGGATTTTAAAGGAATTTTCATCTTCAAATATCTTTAACAAATTGAGTTTTGGAAAATCTCTCTGGCTTAACATTTGATAGTTTTCATTTACCAACATCCAAAATCTATCAAATTCAAGACCTTGATCGGTTATATTTAAAGCCCTGACTGGTATTCCTGCAATGGATTTGATCGGGTAGATGTATAATTGATTAGAGAAGTATTCTACCATAAATTGAAAAAATAGCCTAATTTTACGACCCGTAACAAAGTAAACTAAATACAATCTTATGGCAAAATACATTTTTGTTACGGGAGGTGTAACATCATCCTTAGGGAAGGGAATTATTTCTGCTTCATTGGCTAAATTGCTTCAAGCACGTGGATTTAATGCTACCATCCAAAAATTTGACCCTTACATCAATGTGGATCCCGGAACTTTGAATCCTTATGAACACGGGGAGTGCTATGTAACAGATGATGGCGCAGAAACGGATTTAGACCTTGGACATTATGAGCGTTTTTGAATAAACCCACCTCCCAGGCTAATAACATTACTACTGGAAAAATATACCAAACCGTTATTAATAAAGAACGTGCCGGTGATTACTTAGGTAAAACAGTCCAGGTCATCCCACACATTACTGATGAAATCAAGCGACGCATTTCATTGTTAGGGGACTTGGGTTTTGATATGATAATCACTGAATTAGGCGGTACAGTTGGAGATATCGAGTCTTTGCCTTATTTGGAAGCTTTACGTCAATTTAGGATGGATATTGGGCCAGAAAATGTCGTAACCATTCACTTGACGCTATTGCCTTATTTGTCTGCAGCAAAGGAGCTCAAAACCAAGCCTACACAGCATTCGGTAAAAGAATTGCTAGAAGCCGGGATTCAACCGGACATTCTTGTTTGCCGCACAGAAAGGCCTGTAACAGATGAAATTAAAGCTAAATTGGCCTTGTTTTGTAACTTAAAAGCAGAAAATGTTATTGAAGCATTGGATGCAGATACAATTTACGATGTACCTCTATTAATGCTTAAAGAGCGATTAGACATTCGGGTGCTTGAAAAATTGGGGATTCATACTAAAATGGAACCTGATTTAAAAACTGGAAGAAGTTTTAGGACACCTTAAAAATCCAAGTGAATCTGTTCGAATTGGCTTAATCGGTAAATACAACGAATTACCAGATGCTTATAAATCAATACATGAAGCATTTGTTCATGGGGGTGCAGCAAATGAATGCGATGTAGAAGTTGTTCCAATACATGCTGAAGATATTGAAGAAGAAACGGATGTCCGCAAATTATTAAAAGATCTGGACGGAATTTTGGTCGCTCCAGGCTTTGGAGAACGTGGAATAAATGGAAAAATTCGCGCAATTGAATTTGCTCGAACTAAAAATTTACCCTTTTTTGGAATCTGCCTTGGTATGCAGTGTGCTGTAGTAGAGTTTTGTAGAAATGTATTAAAATTAAAAGATGCTTCATCCACAGAAGTAAACCCCAATACAAAAAATCCAGTAATTGATCTGATGGAAGATCAGCGAAAAATTAAAACCAAAGGCGGAACTATGCGATTGGGAGCATATCCTTGTATGTTAAAAGAGAAATCATTAGCCCGAAAGTGCTATAAAACAGAATTTATTTCAGAGCGCCACAGGCATCGTTATGAATTTAATAATAAATACCTTGATGTGCTGCAAAAAAATGGCATGATCGCAACAGGAATTAATCCAGACAATCAGTTGACTGAAATAATTGAACTGAAAGAACATCCTTGGTTTGTAGGTGTTCAATTTCATCCAGAATTAAAAAGCAGAGTAGAGCTTCCACACCCATTATTTGTTGGATTTATTAAAGCGTGCATCCAATATAAAACAGGCCGTAATTAATGTTTTGAAGAAAAAATCACTGCTCGACCTAAACAGATTGGAGTTACAGGATTTTCGTGCAATTCCTAAACGCCCGATCATTCTCTTTGCGGATCAAATACGATCGGGTCATAACATCGGTTCACTATTCCGAATTGCAGATTCCTTTTTATTGGAATCCATTTATTTAAGTGAATATTGCGTCAAACCTCCGCACCCTGAAATTGAAAAGTCTGCTATAGGAAGCACAAATAGTGTAGCATGGGAAGCTGTTGCTGATTCTGTAAACTGTCTGAAAGATTTACAAAATAAAGGGTATCAAATAATTGGAATCGAACAAACGGATCAGAGCCAATCGCTTGAAAAATTTAAAGTTGATTTAAATGCTAAATATGTTTTGATATTTGGAAATGAAGTAAATGGAATAAGTCAACCTATTTTAAATACAGTAGATGCATGTATTGAAATTCCTCAATTTGGGACTAAACATAGCTTAAATGTAAGTGTAGCAGCTGGAATTGTAGTCTGGCACTTTTTAGGAATTCATTAAATCAAATGGATTCAAAGATTAGGGTAGAAGAAAATTATCACTTTTTTTACTTTGAATTAAAAATAAATTATACAGCATCATTCCTAAATTTCTAAAAGCTTTTAATTCAGATGTATGAATTAATTTGTTTTGATGGTATAATATAAAATAATAATTCATAGCCTCCATATTAAAAGATTTTTGATCTGAAAGCAGTTGTAATAATTCTTCAGAAAAGTAAAACCGAATAACTTCTTCGTATTCACCTTTTAAATGAAATTTATCAGAATATTCAGGGAATTTCACAAAATCAATATCATCAAAACCTAAATAAGCCATTAATTTCGTAAAGAATGTTTCAGGTTTCTGTACAAATTGGGGCAGGGACAGC
Protein-coding sequences here:
- a CDS encoding TrmH family RNA methyltransferase — its product is MKKKSLLDLNRLELQDFRAIPKRPIILFADQIRSGHNIGSLFRIADSFLLESIYLSEYCVKPPHPEIEKSAIGSTNSVAWEAVADSVNCLKDLQNKGYQIIGIEQTDQSQSLEKFKVDLNAKYVLIFGNEVNGISQPILNTVDACIEIPQFGTKHSLNVSVAAGIVVWHFLGIH
- a CDS encoding T9SS type A sorting domain-containing protein, with the protein product MCVDTKDLSKAKLSFDYIQKLGSFPYDSMLNSQSFAAGTRVQFRNETGGLIGMPNYIQTASREALNHYYEQDIPINGGAISIEVTSIALNGVIDSLNSQIDTSSDLVILDNIKIFKETVKTKEEQNTTLFVEPNPFHESFKVYVDPTYGALHYLLVNSVGKVVAMGNLNSGWNELLGKDLSSGSYILKCINSKGRLFYSKLIKN
- a CDS encoding MOSC N-terminal beta barrel domain-containing protein, encoding MVEYFSNQLYIYPIKSIAGIPVRALNITDQGLEFDRFWMLVNENYQMLSQRDFPKLNLLKIFEDENSFKIQNPSKPDNYIEISKNINTIRNVEASIWDQRVQATLVDFKVSDWFSEFLNAKVLLLANALRLKTKRINDKNYELQLNFQDGYPIHLVNLKSVTDLSKMCNLNIEPERFRANIYIDLPEPYVEDQMKYIRINGIEFEFLKPCERCIMINLKSRSSFFTKEPLKTLSTYRKHSNKIQFGSYIKPIQMLNF
- a CDS encoding T9SS type A sorting domain-containing protein, with the translated sequence MRLINTNTNNKLTVYAIIDGNQQVVQTYTKDIVQNGLVVVNQAVNFNSTNASKKAKFTFEYQTSGIDFNSLVIIDNLSLAGPDNDDCARAVTIELDKNCLGGNSTGAFITGPTVQCSGNFTQGLWYKYQSAFSGKLKIETKASYNDAVSVFEGSCLNLKDLKCFNKDEYGFEGETNFIDVENGKTYFIRVAKQIGFYGREDIGELCVSIKKQDPVYPPHDLCDSKKLISINSNCISETNIAAEFDNPVPSLNNKSRADVWYYFRTSSTKDLEIISHADFADVLTVFKGTCTQLVEVKCEDLGGKLLLESPTLNTDYFIQVSGYFSSIEGHLCMEVKDHSTNKPTNEDCITSKAITLNAACQSSSTINSAKSTIKPSCIVYNSPDVWYSFVAPSEKSISLDIQAGFLFHYGIYSGSCSNLTEIVCGKTPDPCAGPIVINGLEAGKTYYLQILAAVNPLKAIEGDICVRIDELSKAIPFIPIDLNLQIDCLHGVLGQVNYTVSGGKGNHTYTGPGANEILYPGTQIEAFVEDESGCRDFVKTSVDCQAPAHCKNSTLDLEIVSECLIDQIGRQTGEVILHINGKGGSGAYYLYGTPNGSKLSHGDTYQIIIIDSDSCYVIEEGRINCPPFDCSQSKLSIAADYTCVDTLLKAILTISATGNLGALSLTGNRTGDQLSQGEKYSVQAEDEAGCSVKVEGEIKCNFDSCAYARPNLLVNYECVVDSNGNRSGQAVLHVNSTSYAGGIKILGNQDGDTLRHLDLYAVQMVDSFGCSISKSGEIDCLPVSTGSQDNLNGLILVPNPANDRVTIYFKKQLPKDLNFSIFDSNGNLLRNGILNSSQNFDLNIKDFPSGVIYIKLIGNSFFDIIRFIKI
- a CDS encoding M4 family metallopeptidase, translated to MYKVIAACVAFLFCVNIYSQIKSVVAIELPRPDANQNWYVPAISESKLSIDQLISNFNSYLNLSESNSFQVLSSKIAKDQWIHFKFQQYYNGVKVLGATFLVHEFEGQVKSLNGRREDIRDLNTIPTIEISELSLICLQKFPQYFVQDPEPKHHFTNAELIIMDTQYPNRSGEFKLAFKLDYDNHDLFVNRRFYIDAISGEMILSYDLIQSCVGGKGIAQTLYHGDQEMELELIDSVYQLTDNSRGNGIQTISESGRTYKDQDNYWEKGSFAQRKGALDIQFGSQKTIDFYKKYFDRDGVDGKNLKLVNKLRDSVYLVNAYWNSTGTLFGIGDSINTGPITSIDIVGHELTHGVTQFTCGLEYLYESGALNEGLSDIFGKAIEQEYDPAGFNWLLGGRPFVKKDTAFRNMANPNHYRNPKLYKGKFWISNSSDNGGVHTNSGVINYWFYILSVGETGTNEAGQTYVVEKLGMIPTLKILYDAMDNYLTSTSYYFDVREATLLIAEKNYGKCSKEYLNITEAWKAVGVGKGLIENDLQLVNNKIPQIACKEGLFPVEIRIVNLSCNSSIPKGTDMVFTISVPQKNKIIENYTTTEDILPGGSFVYAFINPARIDRNVSITVEASVANDADTSNNRITMAITKNANSDHDFRSVQIQINGSSCENGFLRARVTSNYTGCSPVPKGTELQLNLKYDNQVITKTFNTATTIFPGNQYQSPFFNLDRVFSGYKRILGELDYAKDTVDTNNAAYFSAVYINNVGFGYLESFSGNQFDSTLLGLKIDSFQNVKIQSDFINSESIVFTGGNIFNANKFIPTNGANLADFITSIQNLQVRFICVLIRKI